One Spinacia oleracea cultivar Varoflay chromosome 4, BTI_SOV_V1, whole genome shotgun sequence DNA segment encodes these proteins:
- the LOC110794914 gene encoding transcription factor bHLH74, with protein MGDDGSSSQMGFQHNGEVALNSPPPGVNSRSMTLSSVYGSSWDQMVSLSGQSGNFGDSSMVSHGELSKPSSYPMLMESQGISSLHLANYPADQNLAHQMLPKLPLFGGRNFPEVVGPFGLAGGSHTPNALFPHSYASNRNGLDEKQSPNVAQAERGCQIADGRAVGLSPNGKRRRDSDSPSPTNENPDGDPQKGHSSDGSGQKEQDDKKRNSVANSSGKQTGKEAKDDSQGEEPPKQNYIHVRARRGQATNSHSLAERVRREKISERMRLLQELVPGCNKITGKAVMLDEIINYVQSLQQQVEFLSMKLATVNPELNFDIERLLTKDILHSRGNDSSALGFNQGIGSSHAFSQGIHQSLTVLQNSASQYHHMPQAVWDGDLQSLLHMGFDSNSAVGGIGPNGNTKSEL; from the exons ATGGGTGATGATGGGAGTAGTAGTCAAATGGGGTTCCAACATAATGGTGAAGTTGCACTCAATTCGCCGCCTCCCGGTGTGAACTCGAGATCTATGACATTAAGTTCAGTTTATGGTTCTAGTTGGGATCAAATGGTTTCACTCAGTGGTCAAAGTGGGAATTTTGGTGATTCTTCAATGGTTTCTCACGGTGAATTGTCAAAACCTTCCTCATACCCAATGTTGATGGAATCCCAGGGGATTAGCAGCTTACACCTTGCTAATTACCCTGCTGATCAAAACCTTGCTCATCAAATGTTGCCAAAGCTTCCGTTGTTCGGAGGCCGGAATTTCCCTGAAGTTGTTGGTCCCTTTGGCCTTGCTGGGGGTTCACATACTCCTAATGCTCTCTTTCCTCATAGTTATGCCTCTAATAGAAATGGGTTGGATGAGAAACAATCACCGAATGTTGCACAAGCTGAGAGAGGATGCCAAATCGCGGATGGGAGAGCTGTAGGATTATCACCAAATGGCAAGAGGAGGCGAGACTCTGACTCACCTTCGCCGACTAATGAG AATCCTGATGGAGACCCGCAAAAAGGCCATTCAAGCGATGGCTCTGGTCAGAAAGAACAAGATGATAAAAAGAGGAATTCTGTTGCCAATTCGTCCGGAAAGCAAACAGGAAAGGAAGCGAAAGATGACTCTCAAGGCGAAGAGCCTCCTAAACAAAATTACATTCATGTGAGGGCGAGACGTGGTCAGGCTACAAATAGTCATAGCCTTGCAGAAAGG gtgaggagagagaagatcaGTGAGAGAATGAGACTTCTCCAAGAACTTGTTCCAGGGTGTAATAAG ATTACTGGGAAAGCTGTAATGCTGGACGAGATAATAAACTATGTGCAATCGCTACAGCAGCAGGTTGAG TTTCTGTCGATGAAACTTGCCACCGTGAATCCTGAACTAAATTTTGATATCGAGCGACTTCTAACCAAAGAT ATTTTGCATTCACGAGGTAACGACTCATCTGCTCTCGGATTCAACCAAGGAATAGGCTCCTCCCATGCTTTTTCTCAGGGTATTCATCAAAGTTTGACTGTTTTGCAAAATTCAGCTTCACAATATCATCACATGCCTCAG GCTGTATGGGATGGTGACCTGCAAAGTCTTCTTCATATGGGTTTTGACTCCAACTCAGCTGTTGGTGGTATAGGACCAAATG GAAACACAAAGAGTGAGCTGTAG